From the Papaver somniferum cultivar HN1 chromosome 2, ASM357369v1, whole genome shotgun sequence genome, the window ACAAGCACATTCAGGGAATTAGAAAAGGCAAGACCTGTTACTCTCTTTTGATGGCCTTTCAGTTTACTTTTAACCTACAAAAGGATGGCATACCAATGTTAGCGCATGTGTTCGCTACAAACCAACTAAATTCTCAGTACAATAAGATCAAGACCTCATCAACTCGAACGTTATAGATTTGAATAGAGGAATCCTCCATTCCTATGGCAATGATGTTATTGTCCTGTGGATGGAAAGCCAGAAAAGTCGCAGCTGGAGGTGGAGGCATGAATGTCGTCATTGTCTGTTGCATAAGCCAAATTCAGCACCAAGTTTCTAAAGGAGGAGCTAAGGATAATGAATGATTAATACATGACAATGATTTTAATATACCTTAAATGTCATCATgttgaaaagtgatatttttcctCCTGATGCCGACATAACATAAGAATCATTCTTTGAAAGTGCAAAGCAAGGAACAGCATCTTCAGGCTTTGTATCACTGATCTCATTGGTCATTACTATTCCACTAGAGGGTTGCCATAATTGAGGTGGCACGTTGGTGGTTGCCTGCAAAAGGTTATGCATTTAATTTAGTGACAACAAGATGTCTTGCACAAATCCAAGTTTCCAGATCATCAATCATTACCTTTCCTGTTGTGTTACGATCATTCCTCTGCCATTTCCACAACTTGTGAACCGCATTAGCTGCTAAAGCTAACAAGGCAATTCCTGAATTCGTGTAAATCAATCTAGAAACCTGATAAACCAATAATGAGGAAGGAACAACCACAACTTAGctaaaaaaaagataaatgaaCAACCATTATAATTAGAAGATCAGGCAATCCAAATAGACTAAAAGGGAAAACAATCTGACAATACATGCTTCTTTTGAACAGAAAAATAGACAAATAGTGGGAACCAATTTCATGCAGGTGAATAAAATGTCTCCAATATTACGGTTCAGAGATATTCTAGGTTGAAAGTCAATAAATCCATATGTTTCAAGCCAGAAAGTTTAACACTTATCTCAGCTACAGCTCAAACCTCAATTAAAGAAGTCGATCACAAACTGTTAAGCAGTCCAGGTCCAAACAGTGCAAGTGTGGCAACTCTTTCCTTATGTATCTGCTGTATGTATTAGGCTCAGCTAGCTTTAGCCAGTTAAAGGCAGATGTAAAGGTAACTCGATGCGGAGATGGGAACAAGATAGAATAGAGTTATAAAATGGATGCATGGCACGCCTTCAACACCTAAGCAAATGGATAAACTACTCAAGATTGTGATTAAGAGAAGACGTACCCGTAGAGCTGCCAAATTATCTGGAAGGCATAAGGAGCGACATTGTGAAGGTTCGCTGATTTCAGTGAGCTTCCAAATCTTAGGTTTCTCCACAGATTCTTCAGTAATTCTCGGTTTCACATCCGCCAAACTTCGACTGTCTCCATtctacagaaaataaaagtaaagtaGTTATTCTATATACCATTATCCAAATATAGAGAATGCGTCCAAGAACAGAATAACTACAAATCTGTCACAGATCCAGATCCAGATCCAAACAACCCACGAGAAGCATCAAATCAACTTACCAATCCACCCATTGCCACTATAGGAGGACCTCGATCAGAAAGTCCAGCACTTGGTCCAGCAACTGCACCCCCAACTCCCAATGCATTAATCATGGGTCCCTGCAAAATAAAAGTCACTTTCACATAACATGTTCAATTTATGGTCTACTAAGAAGTTGAGATGATCAGGTTACCTTTGCAGCAGCTTCAGATGTTCTTGGACCTTCAACAGAATGTAGTAGGCGGAGTCCATCAGAGTTTGCTAATACTTTTATACCATTATCATTAGCAGAAACAGCCAACAATGTCCCTTCTTTGTTAAACCGAATACGGGGAGAGGCCTGTAGAAAATACAAAGAAGATTGGTTGTTTTATTTATGCAACACGAAAAGTTAAGGAAAAGTAGGTATTTTGTATCAAGGGTGTATGTAGTAGTACCGTCAATCCACCATCTGCATCAAAAGTTGTCAGGACGTTTTGGTTGTCCATATCCCAAATCTTGATCACGAAATCATCCCCAACTGCCAAGAACCTGTTTTTAGTGGTATCAAACTGCACAACCCCAGTCGAACGCTTCCGGAATCCTATATATGTTCTCTTTACTGCCCCTTCACTTTCATTCCATTCCACGAGAAATGAATCTCCATCTTTACTAGTTCCACATGAGAATAATCTagttttccataaaccaaagACGCAGGTGTTTCAATCAAACAGTTCatataatttaaacaaataaacttgCACCAGAACACGGGACACTTTGTACTGTCATCGAAGTGAAAGAAAGAACCCATTTACAAACCTTGTTCCATCCGCACTGTAGGACATGGTCGTACAACCCTGGCCTGGTGCATCGTAGTCGACTCTTGACCCAAGATTATCATACAGCCACGCCTTAATCTTCCCATCTACAGCTGTTGAAAAGATAAACTGCGAGACAGAGAGGTTAGAAAAAAAACTGCAGCTTCCAGATTACCCTAATTAGGATGGAAATGAATAATGAATATCGTACGCCATCTATGAAGAGAAAAGCACCTGAATGTTTTCCTTGTAGTGAGGACAAACAGAGAAGACTGGTGCTTCATGACCTTCAAAGGTGTACTGTTTGGCACCGGTGACCGCATCCCACACCTACAAAAACTCATGCTCTTATAAAATTCAGATCACAAATTTCAACACTCCACCATACGCAACCATTATTACCAGAGGTGAACTTCATAAGTATGATAAATACCTTGATAGATTTATCATCACCGCAAGTGATGATACATAATTGTTTATTTGGGTGAGAGAAAGCAAGATCATTAACAGCACCAACATGAGCATCAATCTGAAATGGTATAACAAATTTCACAAGCAATTCAGACGTAAATAATTACCCGCCAATCCATATTCTCCAAATAATGCAGATGTAAAAATGCATACAAATTAGACGGGGTGATGGACCATATGGTAGTTCATCTAATAAAAAGTACTTAATCACCAAAACATCAGAAGAACGATACAGACCTCCAAGTGATGTCGCACGTCGTCCCCACCATGATAGGAGTGTACATGCACAATGTGTTTGCTGTGTGCAACACCTGAAGCATGGGTTTAAAATATGGTAAAAAGCAATCTTAAACATGAATCCATCAAGGCTTGCCATTAACAATCTTTAAGCACTCTAATCTCAATCGTACAACACATACAAAATAAAACTAGCAGAACTTTTTTACATCTGGAACATACCAAGAAGAGCACCATCAGGACTCCACATTACACGGTTAACGGATATAGAAGGTTCCTTCGCCAAAGCGGACTAATTAGATAAACAAGAAAACTGAATTTAATCTCATGTTTGATAAATTAGTAAAAACACATTTAGTTAAAATGCAGAAGTCACACCTGCAAAGGCATTGAGCATGTGCTACTGTCCCAAATCTTAAAATTTCTATGAGCAAGCCTTTCGCGGTTACCCAACTCCCAGATAGCAATATCACCAACATTTGTTCCAACTGAAAGTTCAAATTCCCCAATATCAGGAACATATGATAGCTACCTTTATTTCATCTATGGGCAGAGAAAACAATTAAAGTAATTATACAACTAGAGACACAAAATGCAACTTGCAAGCTAACCAAGGAGTAGAGTCTGTTGCACAGGATGAAAATCCATGCTCTTGATAGCAGAGCCTTGATGCAGGCTCATAACAACATTTTTAGGTAGTTCATCCAAAGAGTATAAGCTCTGAGCATGACTTTGACCAGGGTATTGGATAGGCAGTATGTTAACTGGCAAATTAGGCTGCTGCAGTAGATGAAGAGGAGTCAATTAAACAGATTAACAAAATGAATGTAAgagaaaaactaaacaaaaaaaaatgtattttgtAGTAATCCCCAAATGATTACTTTAGAATTATCAAAACTGAAGGATACGCTCAAAAAGTAATACCTCATCTAATGCTAGTCTTGTTCTTTTCAAAACATGTTCAGAATCTGCAGTTTGATAATCCATGGCAGGGTTGTTGGTAGGAGTCCTTGGACGCTTTAAAAGGTTCGCTGTAGTCAATaataaacaaaatatcaaataaagcataaacaaaccagagGATAAggtcaagaggaaaatgtaaatgtgaagacATACATACTCATCTCTACTATAATTCTATTAAATTATATTTTCTAACATCCTCTCCTTATCAGTGACTTAAGTAGTCTAGTATCTTCCACAGTATTCTATTATTGCTGCCAGCATGATCGCAGTCATTACCACATGAATAGCTCAAAATATTTCTTTGAATGGCTACAATGTTTTCAATAAATACAACAATCCCATTTACATTAACATACTACTCTTACGTACTACAAGAATGAGTCTCTACGCACAAAAGCATGCACACTTCTTTCTCATATTTTGCTATGCACTTCAAAAGGCATTATTCAGATTGAAAATCTTAACATGCATTAACAAGCAACAATTCAAAGACAAGTAAACATGTGAGTCATACAGCACATTCCAAATGCAAACGATCAACGGCCTTATTTCACCAAGAATATTCTTATGCCAACAAAAGTACCTGCACTGCTCGGAGCCCCTAAACCCATAGGCCCAGCAGAAGCTGCAGGGTGAGGCACCGCTGAGGGATTAGCCATCCATCCTGCAATAGATGTTGGTAGAGGTGCTTGAACAGGCTGAAATGGCTGAAATGTGAAAACCCAATCAGTTATCTTATTTAAAAAGTGGAAATGATATTTACAAGGGAAGATAATTTGTTTAATTTCACTTACACCATGTGCACCCAGTGGGGGGAAGGCCCCTGCTTTAGGAATGGTACCCATTAGCGGGTTAGTGACGGGGGAAGGAGCACGAGCGCCATTTGGTTGTCCACAAGTATGGTCCACAAAGAGGGTCTTGATGTCAGGGTTTGGCCTGGGATTTTTACAAAGTTGATGCTGCCAATTCAAACTGCAAACAAATCTAACAATTAAAGAAGGCTAATAACCATAACACTGAGACAGAGATTCTATCGTATGGGGTTATCAACTCggcaaaggaaaaaaaatatttaataagACAGAGATATCAACAAGGTATATACATCAATATGAAACAGACAAGGAAATAACAACTTCTGATGCAAAAATCAAGTTATTAATCAGCTATAAGCatgagaaaataaataatacattTTTTATGTAAAATTTATTAGGAAGATATCTTCAAGTAAACAAGGTATAATGAACCAAATGAATAGTTAGGAAAGACATGGATATATATGTACATACATAGGTGTTGGCTTATAGTCAGACGTGTCAATACCGCTTTATTACGGACACGTATGAATACTTCTACATTAGAAGCTATGCCTTTTAATATTTCCTCTTTGTCGATAATAACGAAGCTAAAATAACTACACTATGGTTGGTTACCTCTGATTAATCAGTGTCCTGAGCCTCGAGTTCTTCAAAGTGGGAAACTGAAGCTTGTCCCTGAAAAGGGGATTTGCCTCTATCAGCTTTTTTAGTTCGGCAAGCATTATACCCCTAGCAGACTTGGTATCACCATACTTAGATAGCTGCTCATTCTCCCTGGAAGTAAAAAAATTGGAAATGGACTAATCATATAGGGGaaggaaaaaaacaaaacccATACAAACAAACATTATTCCATGAACTAAATTCATCCAATCCAATTTTGCACTACCTGAAGTTCTCTAAAGTAAGTAGCTGAGTGATTTCCTTGAACAACTCATCGTTAAAAGCCGAAAACACTttcaaatccttgaccaaaaTCTCTACTGCTTTAGAACGATCGTGTCTGAAACATAAATACAAACAACTCATCATTATCCTCTGAAACCTCAATTTTCTAAAATAAGAATAATCTAATTGCAAACTAAACAAGGAAACATAAAATTAAGCAAAATGAAATTTGATtccatgaaatgaaatgaaacacTAACTTGTCAAGAGCTTCAAGATATTTCTGTTTCCGTATTTCAAAGAAGATCTTCATAGAGTATCTATTATCATCAACTTTAGTAAAACCAGAGAGATACTTCTCCACATCATCCCATTCTCCATTGTTCACAATATCCTCAAAATACTTcatattaaagaaaaaacctgacTCTTGCTCCAATctaaacaaaaatatcaaaatcaaacaaattaAACTAATAACTACAACAAaacacaaaaaaacaaacaaaattaaaCAGAAATTACTACTTACTTGTGAACAGATTCCTTAAATTTCTCTTCATCAAGAAACTGAAGTATGAGAAAAACAAGCTCTCTGCTAAGAGAAGACATATTCACAGTCTCCGCCTccaagatcaaactctaaaccctaaaatacaGATCTAACTCGTCTTCTTTACAAAATGAACAAAACCTCCAAAATAActcgaattagggtttcaactttAACAATCTCACACAAATCGATCGATACAGCCTCTCATCTTTCAAATTTCAAACCTAATCTGGAGGAAAAAAATCACCGTTTCTCCTTCCACTAGTCGATTGACTAAACG encodes:
- the LOC113348980 gene encoding protein TOPLESS-like isoform X2, translated to MSSLSRELVFLILQFLDEEKFKESVHKLEQESGFFFNMKYFEDIVNNGEWDDVEKYLSGFTKVDDNRYSMKIFFEIRKQKYLEALDKHDRSKAVEILVKDLKVFSAFNDELFKEITQLLTLENFRENEQLSKYGDTKSARGIMLAELKKLIEANPLFRDKLQFPTLKNSRLRTLINQSLNWQHQLCKNPRPNPDIKTLFVDHTCGQPNGARAPSPVTNPLMGTIPKAGAFPPLGAHGPFQPVQAPLPTSIAGWMANPSAVPHPAASAGPMGLGAPSSAANLLKRPRTPTNNPAMDYQTADSEHVLKRTRLALDEPNLPVNILPIQYPGQSHAQSLYSLDELPKNVVMSLHQGSAIKSMDFHPVQQTLLLVGTNVGDIAIWELGNRERLAHRNFKIWDSSTCSMPLQSALAKEPSISVNRVMWSPDGALLGVAHSKHIVHVHSYHGGDDVRHHLEIDAHVGAVNDLAFSHPNKQLCIITCGDDKSIKVWDAVTGAKQYTFEGHEAPVFSVCPHYKENIQFIFSTAVDGKIKAWLYDNLGSRVDYDAPGQGCTTMSYSADGTRLFSCGTSKDGDSFLVEWNESEGAVKRTYIGFRKRSTGVVQFDTTKNRFLAVGDDFVIKIWDMDNQNVLTTFDADGGLTASPRIRFNKEGTLLAVSANDNGIKVLANSDGLRLLHSVEGPRTSEAAAKGPMINALGVGGAVAGPSAGLSDRGPPIVAMGGLNGDSRSLADVKPRITEESVEKPKIWKLTEISEPSQCRSLCLPDNLAALRVSRLIYTNSGIALLALAANAVHKLWKWQRNDRNTTGKATTNVPPQLWQPSSGIVMTNEISDTKPEDAVPCFALSKNDSYVMSASGGKISLFNMMTFKTMTTFMPPPPAATFLAFHPQDNNIIAIGMEDSSIQIYNVRVDEVKSKLKGHQKRVTGLAFSNSLNVLVSSGADAQLCVWSTDGWDKQASKFLQIPTGRVSAPLAETRVQFHQDQIHFLVVHETQIAIYEAPKLECVKQWIPQESSVPITHATYSCDSQSIYASFGDGSVGVFTSTTLILRCQINPTAYLSPNISSRVHPLVIAAHPTEPNQIALGLSDGGVYVVEPLESEGKWGTVPPPENGAGTSITSGQAGGSDQLPR
- the LOC113348980 gene encoding protein TOPLESS-like isoform X1, producing MSSLSRELVFLILQFLDEEKFKESVHKLEQESGFFFNMKYFEDIVNNGEWDDVEKYLSGFTKVDDNRYSMKIFFEIRKQKYLEALDKHDRSKAVEILVKDLKVFSAFNDELFKEITQLLTLENFRENEQLSKYGDTKSARGIMLAELKKLIEANPLFRDKLQFPTLKNSRLRTLINQSLNWQHQLCKNPRPNPDIKTLFVDHTCGQPNGARAPSPVTNPLMGTIPKAGAFPPLGAHGPFQPVQAPLPTSIAGWMANPSAVPHPAASAGPMGLGAPSSAANLLKRPRTPTNNPAMDYQTADSEHVLKRTRLALDEQPNLPVNILPIQYPGQSHAQSLYSLDELPKNVVMSLHQGSAIKSMDFHPVQQTLLLVGTNVGDIAIWELGNRERLAHRNFKIWDSSTCSMPLQSALAKEPSISVNRVMWSPDGALLGVAHSKHIVHVHSYHGGDDVRHHLEIDAHVGAVNDLAFSHPNKQLCIITCGDDKSIKVWDAVTGAKQYTFEGHEAPVFSVCPHYKENIQFIFSTAVDGKIKAWLYDNLGSRVDYDAPGQGCTTMSYSADGTRLFSCGTSKDGDSFLVEWNESEGAVKRTYIGFRKRSTGVVQFDTTKNRFLAVGDDFVIKIWDMDNQNVLTTFDADGGLTASPRIRFNKEGTLLAVSANDNGIKVLANSDGLRLLHSVEGPRTSEAAAKGPMINALGVGGAVAGPSAGLSDRGPPIVAMGGLNGDSRSLADVKPRITEESVEKPKIWKLTEISEPSQCRSLCLPDNLAALRVSRLIYTNSGIALLALAANAVHKLWKWQRNDRNTTGKATTNVPPQLWQPSSGIVMTNEISDTKPEDAVPCFALSKNDSYVMSASGGKISLFNMMTFKTMTTFMPPPPAATFLAFHPQDNNIIAIGMEDSSIQIYNVRVDEVKSKLKGHQKRVTGLAFSNSLNVLVSSGADAQLCVWSTDGWDKQASKFLQIPTGRVSAPLAETRVQFHQDQIHFLVVHETQIAIYEAPKLECVKQWIPQESSVPITHATYSCDSQSIYASFGDGSVGVFTSTTLILRCQINPTAYLSPNISSRVHPLVIAAHPTEPNQIALGLSDGGVYVVEPLESEGKWGTVPPPENGAGTSITSGQAGGSDQLPR